In Apus apus isolate bApuApu2 chromosome 5, bApuApu2.pri.cur, whole genome shotgun sequence, the following are encoded in one genomic region:
- the LOC127385649 gene encoding interferon-induced transmembrane protein 1-like — protein sequence MENYPQPISINMQQPYGRNGAGAPMTSFGPTVTTFIQPEPVPNPQDFVLWSFFNTMFCNPFCLGFIALVFSVKARDKKIARDPEGAKSFGIVAKNLNIAAVCLGTLSFILAIVVLAVVFSRIQQYNRL from the exons ATGGAGAACTACCCCCAGCCCATCAGCATCAACATGCAACAGCCCTACGGTAGGAACGGGGCAGGAGCCCCGATGACCTCCTTCGGCCCCACTGTCACCACTTTCATCCAGCCGGAGCCTGTCCCCAACCCCCAGGACTTTGTGCTCTGGTCCTTCTTCAACACCATGTTCTGCAACCCCTTCTGCCTGGGCTTCATCGCGCTGGTCTTCTCTGTTAAG GCCAGAGACAAGAAAATCGCCAGGGACCCAGAAGGTGCCAAAAGCTTCGGGATCGTAGCCAAGAACCTCAACATCGCTGCGGTCTGCCTGGGCACCCTCTCCTTCATCCTGGCCATCGTGGTGCTGGCTGTCGTCTTCAGCAGAATACAGCAGTACAACAGGCTCTAA